One Rhipicephalus microplus isolate Deutch F79 chromosome 4, USDA_Rmic, whole genome shotgun sequence genomic window carries:
- the Nacalpha gene encoding nascent polypeptide associated complex protein alpha subunit, whose product MPELSAQDSSKREPKVEDKVTVEDASDTDSGSDDSVPELDDDIGKATGQSQIAQAAGITEELVSKAKQSRSEKKARKLMSKLGLKQVQGVCRVTIRKSKNILFVITKPDVYKSPASDTYIVFGEAKIEDLSQQAQMAAAEKFKAPDVGAAMGEPAQAAVSQPIEEESEEDEEVDEAGVEAKDIELVMSQANVSRVKAVRALKNNNNDIVNAIMELTM is encoded by the exons ATGCCTGAACTCAGCGCACAGGATTCTTCCAAGCGGGAGCCCAAAGTCGAAGACAAAGTGACTGTCGAGGACG CCAGTGACACCGACTCCGGTAGCGACGACTCGGTGCCAGAACTAGACGATGACATTGGAAAGGCGACAGGACAAAGCCAG ATTGCACAAGCTGCGGGCATCACCGAGGAGCTGGTCAGCAAAGCCAAGCAGAGTCGGAGTGAGAAGAAGGCGCGCAAGCTGATGTCCAAACTGGGACTTAAGCAGGTGCAGGGTGTCTGCCGGGTGACCATCCGAAAGTCGAAAAACATCCTCTTCGTCATCACCAAGCCAGATGTGTACAAGAGCCCGGCGTCAGACACCTACATTGTATTCGGAGAGGCCAAG ATTGAGGACCTCAGTCAACAAGCCCAGATGGCAGCGGCCGAGAAGTTCAAGGCACCTGACGTCGGCGCAGCGATGGGTGAGCCAGCACAGGCCGCAGTGTCTCAACCTATCGAAGAGGAGTCTGAAGAAGATGAAGAG gtgGACGAGGCAGGAGTGGAGGCTAAGGATATCGAACTCGTCATGTCTCAAGCTAACGTCTCTCGTGTCAAAGCAGTCAGGGCActcaagaacaacaacaacgataTCGTCAATGCAATTATG GAACTCACGATGTAG